Proteins encoded in a region of the Candidatus Obscuribacter sp. genome:
- the deoC gene encoding deoxyribose-phosphate aldolase codes for MDIAQYIDHTLLSPQATKAQITKLCQEAAENKFYAVCVNPCHVRQAVKELSSTKVAVATVIGFPLGANLTDIKIAETQKAVAEGAEEIDMVINVGALKNGELDYVTEEIKAVVKAAKEAPVKVIIECDLLSDDEKVQATECCVKAGAATVKTSTGFVKDGAGATVNDIELIKKAIGTAKLGIKASAGIRDYAKAKALIDAGATRLGTSAGVDIVKGATSTSAAAY; via the coding sequence ATCGACATAGCTCAATATATCGACCATACTCTATTGAGCCCTCAGGCCACAAAGGCGCAAATCACCAAGCTTTGTCAAGAAGCAGCAGAAAACAAATTTTATGCTGTTTGCGTCAATCCCTGCCATGTCAGACAGGCAGTAAAAGAGCTTTCTTCCACCAAAGTAGCTGTGGCCACTGTGATTGGTTTTCCTCTTGGTGCCAATTTAACTGATATCAAAATTGCTGAGACCCAGAAAGCAGTCGCCGAAGGAGCAGAAGAAATCGACATGGTTATAAATGTCGGTGCTCTCAAAAACGGTGAACTCGATTATGTCACTGAAGAAATCAAAGCTGTCGTTAAAGCGGCAAAAGAAGCTCCTGTCAAAGTAATCATCGAATGTGATTTGCTCTCCGATGACGAAAAAGTACAGGCAACCGAATGCTGTGTCAAAGCTGGAGCGGCCACAGTCAAGACCAGCACTGGCTTTGTTAAAGACGGTGCCGGTGCCACAGTAAACGATATTGAGCTAATCAAAAAAGCAATTGGCACTGCCAAACTTGGTATCAAAGCCAGTGCCGGTATCAGAGACTATGCCAAAGCCAAAGCACTAATTGACGCCGGTGCCACCAGACTTGGTACATCAGCTGGCGTAGACATCGTAAAGGGTGCCACCAGCACCAGTGCTGCCGCCTACTAA
- a CDS encoding tetratricopeptide repeat protein, with translation MYFKSQTLKSLPLASFALLTLSAMLLPAQAQDVSDAMKKAEASYARMNLKEAASQFREVIRLEPNNAKAHQRLGAVLAAQEDYETAILECKTAIKLDSKDFLPHVILGQILANKNKIDEALPEFQEACRLKPTSFRSHMDLGFAYTQAQRVDEAIAAYKKASEINPKDPSPFVNVGVLYAQQSKYPQAIEAEQKAITMDKRIPEAFINLGNIFAESGDSQQAAQAFKDALKLVPGHPNALSGLGWMLEKQGDYKGAIENQRKALKNNPQFSPARRRLATALAASGDNKQAENEFKSAIKYAPRDVTAHVEYAQFLEKQGQTESALAEYKKALEIKPDSKIAQDAMSKLAKNGSSSSSK, from the coding sequence ATGTACTTCAAAAGCCAAACACTCAAGTCCTTGCCTCTCGCTAGCTTTGCCCTGTTGACACTGTCGGCAATGTTGCTGCCAGCCCAGGCTCAGGATGTCAGCGACGCTATGAAAAAAGCCGAAGCAAGCTATGCTCGCATGAATCTCAAAGAAGCAGCTTCTCAGTTTAGAGAAGTAATCAGACTGGAGCCAAACAATGCCAAAGCGCACCAGAGACTGGGTGCTGTACTGGCTGCCCAGGAAGACTATGAAACAGCAATTCTGGAATGCAAGACTGCCATCAAACTGGATAGCAAAGACTTTTTGCCCCACGTAATTCTCGGTCAAATTTTGGCCAATAAAAACAAAATAGATGAGGCCCTTCCTGAGTTTCAAGAAGCTTGCCGACTTAAGCCCACGAGCTTCCGCTCTCATATGGACCTGGGCTTTGCTTATACCCAAGCCCAAAGAGTAGACGAAGCCATCGCTGCCTACAAAAAAGCCAGTGAAATCAATCCCAAAGATCCCTCACCTTTTGTCAATGTCGGTGTGCTATATGCCCAGCAAAGCAAATACCCGCAAGCAATCGAAGCTGAACAAAAAGCTATAACCATGGATAAGCGTATCCCCGAAGCGTTTATCAACCTCGGTAATATCTTTGCCGAATCTGGTGATAGTCAACAAGCAGCTCAAGCATTTAAAGACGCTCTCAAACTCGTCCCTGGTCATCCTAATGCACTCAGTGGTCTGGGCTGGATGCTAGAGAAGCAAGGCGACTATAAAGGCGCCATCGAAAATCAGCGCAAAGCACTCAAAAATAATCCTCAATTTAGTCCTGCCCGCCGCCGTCTGGCAACAGCTCTGGCAGCCAGTGGTGACAACAAACAGGCTGAGAACGAATTTAAGTCAGCAATTAAATATGCCCCCAGAGACGTTACCGCCCATGTTGAATATGCTCAATTTTTAGAAAAGCAAGGACAGACAGAATCCGCCCTCGCTGAGTACAAAAAGGCTCTGGAAATCAAGCCAGATAGCAAGATTGCTCAAGATGCCATGTCCAAGCTAGCTAAAAACGGCTCATCAAGCTCAAGCAAGTAA